Proteins found in one Sporosarcina jeotgali genomic segment:
- a CDS encoding N-acetylmannosamine-6-phosphate 2-epimerase, with the protein MNSQELLNQLQHSLIVSCQALEDEPLHSSFIMSKMALAAKLGGAAGIRANTVEDIQAIKLEVNLPIIGIIKKDYPNEAVFITPTITEISALAEEGVDIIALDGTDRMRPGHLTFKELLSQAKQKYPEQLFMADVSTLEEGVLAAEAGADIVAPTLAGYTPYSHGVKPLELVKQLVEKVNVPVIAEGNFDTPEKAKQAIELGAHAVVVGSAITRPMTITEKFATAIHHN; encoded by the coding sequence ATGAACAGCCAAGAGTTACTAAACCAATTACAACATTCGCTTATTGTCTCTTGCCAGGCATTAGAGGATGAGCCGCTGCACAGTTCATTCATTATGAGTAAAATGGCACTCGCCGCAAAACTTGGCGGAGCTGCTGGCATTCGGGCTAACACAGTAGAAGATATCCAAGCGATTAAACTAGAAGTTAATCTCCCGATTATCGGAATCATTAAGAAGGACTATCCGAACGAGGCGGTCTTCATTACCCCAACTATCACAGAAATAAGTGCACTGGCTGAAGAAGGTGTCGACATTATCGCGCTGGATGGCACGGATCGAATGAGACCCGGACATCTGACGTTCAAAGAACTTCTCAGCCAGGCAAAACAGAAGTATCCTGAACAGCTCTTTATGGCGGATGTGTCTACATTAGAAGAAGGGGTGCTTGCTGCTGAAGCGGGCGCGGACATTGTCGCTCCGACATTAGCAGGGTATACACCTTATTCCCATGGTGTGAAACCGCTGGAACTAGTGAAACAGCTTGTTGAAAAAGTGAACGTCCCAGTCATTGCTGAGGGGAACTTTGATACGCCTGAAAAGGCAAAGCAGGCCATTGAACTTGGAGCCCATGCAGTGGTCGTAGGAAGCGCTATTACACGACCTATGACAATCACAGAAAAATTTGCAACAGCTATTCATCACAACTAA
- a CDS encoding cyclase family protein gives MKMYDVTSSIYEGMTVYKNKPEKQPELKRVTNGYVSETRLELDVHTGTHIDAPLHMVVDGDTFETLPLTNLVGQCKVIDVTTVESGISKTDLEGFNLQKNDFVLLKTKNSFEEEFDFDFVYLAADGAQYLADIGVRGIGIDALGIERSQEGHPTHKTLFANDIIIIEGLRLKDVEQGDYFMVAAPLKLVGTDASPARVLLFEGLQ, from the coding sequence ATGAAAATGTATGATGTAACGAGTTCGATTTATGAAGGAATGACGGTTTATAAAAACAAGCCGGAAAAGCAGCCGGAATTGAAACGGGTGACGAATGGATACGTGTCAGAAACGCGCTTGGAACTTGATGTCCACACAGGTACTCATATTGATGCCCCGCTTCATATGGTCGTAGACGGCGATACCTTTGAAACACTTCCGCTAACGAATCTTGTCGGGCAATGTAAAGTAATCGATGTAACAACGGTTGAGTCTGGTATTTCTAAAACAGACTTAGAAGGATTTAACCTTCAGAAGAACGATTTTGTTTTATTGAAGACTAAAAACTCCTTTGAAGAAGAATTTGACTTTGATTTTGTTTACTTGGCGGCTGACGGTGCGCAGTACCTTGCTGATATTGGAGTGCGTGGAATCGGAATTGATGCACTTGGAATTGAACGAAGCCAAGAAGGACACCCGACGCACAAAACCCTTTTTGCAAATGACATTATTATCATAGAAGGACTTCGTTTGAAAGACGTCGAGCAAGGTGATTATTTCATGGTTGCTGCTCCGCTGAAGTTAGTCGGAACAGACGCATCACCTGCAAGAGTATTGTTATTTGAAGGTCTTCAATAA
- a CDS encoding MurR/RpiR family transcriptional regulator, translating into MQTGPLKGMKPSVLMEQYKPQFTKSEHKIYTYLTANETQVIYLSLTELCEASGAAEATVLRFFRKLGYKGFQDFKYSYAQELSAGTAVPEQGTYLDKIRTNMVRAVEDSAGLVDEKELQRTIEVMKQKDNIVIFGVGSSGIAGLDMQSRLMRIGRQATAVIDPHFQVMLASSLNENSVVIAISISGGTKDIVDSVKIAKEKGAAIVVLTNYLKSPLSQYADHILLGAAKENPLDSGSLVSKIAQLFLIDVLCTGLAVKDVGKAEEIQTEISTNISNKLY; encoded by the coding sequence ATGCAGACGGGACCGTTAAAAGGGATGAAACCTTCAGTCCTCATGGAACAGTATAAGCCTCAATTTACAAAGTCAGAGCATAAAATTTATACGTACTTAACAGCAAACGAAACCCAAGTAATCTATCTATCGCTCACAGAACTGTGTGAGGCTAGCGGCGCAGCTGAGGCAACTGTACTTCGTTTTTTCAGGAAGCTTGGATATAAGGGGTTTCAAGATTTTAAGTATTCCTATGCACAAGAGCTTTCAGCTGGTACTGCTGTTCCAGAGCAAGGGACCTATCTTGATAAAATTCGAACGAATATGGTACGAGCTGTAGAAGACTCTGCAGGACTTGTTGATGAAAAAGAACTTCAGCGTACGATAGAAGTCATGAAACAGAAAGATAATATCGTTATCTTTGGTGTAGGATCATCGGGTATTGCAGGGCTCGATATGCAAAGCAGACTAATGCGGATTGGCCGCCAAGCAACTGCAGTCATCGATCCGCATTTTCAAGTGATGCTTGCGTCTTCCTTGAATGAAAACAGTGTGGTCATTGCAATCAGTATATCTGGCGGGACTAAAGATATCGTGGATTCTGTTAAAATCGCGAAAGAAAAAGGTGCTGCTATTGTTGTGTTAACGAATTATTTGAAATCACCGCTAAGCCAATATGCAGATCATATTCTCCTCGGAGCTGCGAAAGAAAACCCGCTGGATAGCGGGTCATTAGTATCGAAAATTGCACAATTGTTTTTAATCGATGTGCTGTGTACTGGTTTGGCCGTGAAAGATGTAGGAAAAGCAGAGGAAATTCAGACTGAAATTTCCACTAATATTTCTAACAAGCTTTATTGA
- the hxlA gene encoding 3-hexulose-6-phosphate synthase, protein MKLQLALDLVDIPGAIEVVKEVGEYIDIVEIGTPVINKEGLAAVKEVKAAFPDLDVLADVKIMDAAGYEVGNASAAGADIVTILAQAEDSSIRGAVEEAKKLGKKILVDMIAVKDIKTRAAELDQLGADYICVHTGYDLQAEGKDSFEDLRTIKSVVKNAKTAIAGGIKLETLAEVIQAQPDLVIVGGGITSKVDKKAAAQQIKQMIQHGAVV, encoded by the coding sequence ATGAAATTACAATTAGCATTAGATCTTGTCGATATCCCGGGAGCAATTGAAGTGGTGAAGGAAGTTGGAGAGTATATTGATATCGTCGAAATCGGAACGCCAGTCATTAACAAAGAAGGACTCGCTGCAGTGAAAGAAGTGAAAGCGGCATTTCCTGACTTGGACGTACTTGCAGACGTGAAAATAATGGACGCAGCAGGATATGAAGTAGGGAACGCATCTGCAGCAGGAGCAGATATCGTTACCATTCTTGCACAAGCAGAAGACTCATCCATTCGCGGTGCTGTTGAAGAAGCTAAAAAGCTAGGCAAGAAGATTTTAGTGGACATGATTGCAGTCAAAGATATTAAAACGCGTGCGGCTGAGCTCGATCAATTAGGAGCAGATTACATCTGTGTCCACACAGGATATGATCTCCAAGCAGAAGGAAAAGATTCATTTGAAGATCTCCGTACGATTAAAAGCGTTGTTAAAAATGCGAAAACGGCAATCGCAGGCGGGATTAAGTTAGAAACACTTGCAGAAGTGATTCAAGCTCAACCGGATCTCGTCATTGTAGGCGGCGGAATCACTAGCAAGGTTGACAAGAAAGCAGCAGCGCAGCAAATCAAACAGATGATCCAGCATGGCGCGGTCGTGTAA
- a CDS encoding N-acetylneuraminate lyase: MKGIFTALMCAFDEQGNIHEKGLRQLVRHNIDVSKVDGLYVNGSTGENFLISTEDKKRIFEIVKDEAGDQVKLIAQVGALNIDEAVELAKYATDLGYDSLSAVTPFYYKFDFEEVKDYYNTIINSVDNTMIIYSIPALTGVNMSLEQFGELFENEKIIGVKFTAPDFYLLERLRHAYPEKLIYSGFDEMLLSAAVLNVDGAIGSTFNVNGARARSIFELAQEGKIEEAREIQKVTNDLISGILANGLYQTIKEMLKTQGVEAGVCRKPMKQLSADNVKVAQDLAATFLTK, from the coding sequence ATGAAAGGTATTTTTACAGCACTAATGTGTGCATTTGACGAGCAGGGGAACATTCACGAAAAAGGGTTGCGCCAGTTAGTACGTCACAACATCGATGTCTCTAAAGTGGACGGATTATACGTCAACGGAAGTACAGGAGAGAACTTCTTGATCTCAACTGAAGACAAAAAGCGGATCTTTGAAATCGTCAAGGACGAAGCCGGGGACCAAGTAAAGCTGATCGCTCAAGTCGGTGCACTTAACATTGATGAAGCTGTTGAGCTCGCTAAATATGCGACAGATCTTGGCTATGATTCTTTATCTGCCGTTACCCCTTTCTACTACAAATTCGATTTCGAAGAAGTAAAAGATTACTACAATACGATTATCAACAGCGTCGATAATACGATGATTATCTATTCAATACCTGCGTTAACTGGCGTCAACATGAGCCTGGAGCAATTCGGTGAGCTGTTTGAAAATGAGAAAATCATTGGAGTTAAATTCACAGCACCTGATTTCTATTTACTTGAGCGTTTACGTCATGCATACCCAGAGAAGCTGATCTATTCAGGATTCGACGAAATGCTATTATCTGCAGCTGTTTTGAACGTAGATGGTGCAATCGGCAGTACGTTTAACGTCAATGGTGCACGCGCCCGTTCGATCTTTGAACTTGCACAAGAAGGGAAAATTGAAGAAGCGCGTGAAATCCAGAAAGTAACAAATGATCTCATTTCAGGAATTTTGGCAAATGGCCTTTACCAGACAATCAAAGAAATGTTGAAAACTCAAGGTGTCGAAGCGGGAGTCTGCCGCAAGCCAATGAAACAGCTGTCCGCAGACAATGTGAAAGTGGCACAAGACCTTGCAGCAACTTTCTTAACTAAGTGA
- a CDS encoding ROK family protein — MYIGAIDIGGTSIKTAISDEYGQLTNAKAYPTEAEKGGAHLMNKIVMICEEMHAAESLSGFAISSAGQVDAETGTIIYANDTIPGYSGMNVCEQITEKFRIPATMDNDVNCTALGEQWLGAAKNVSDFLTVTLGTGIGGALFINGFLYRGFNFSGGEIGHMTLYPGGKPCTCNLAGCYERYASSAALAVAVHQKFGELELPAFFEMIRSGSVEANIVFEKWVDDLTTGLASLVTILNPSMVVIGGGISAQGSLLLEAIQTSLDSKLMPNHKSCLTVTLAEKGNDANLLGAVRHFLNNHSVQND, encoded by the coding sequence GTGTATATTGGTGCGATTGATATTGGCGGCACATCTATCAAAACTGCAATTTCAGATGAATATGGGCAGTTGACGAATGCTAAAGCGTATCCGACAGAAGCGGAAAAAGGCGGAGCGCATCTTATGAATAAAATTGTAATGATCTGTGAAGAGATGCATGCAGCAGAGAGTCTGAGCGGATTTGCGATTAGTTCTGCAGGGCAGGTAGACGCGGAGACCGGAACGATTATCTATGCGAATGACACAATACCTGGCTATTCTGGAATGAATGTATGTGAGCAAATAACTGAGAAATTCCGCATACCAGCAACGATGGATAACGATGTAAACTGTACAGCACTTGGCGAACAATGGTTAGGAGCCGCAAAGAATGTCTCAGACTTTTTAACGGTGACACTTGGGACTGGAATTGGCGGAGCGTTATTTATTAACGGATTTTTATATAGAGGATTTAATTTTTCCGGCGGTGAAATCGGTCATATGACCTTGTATCCTGGTGGAAAGCCTTGTACCTGTAATTTAGCGGGGTGTTATGAAAGATATGCATCCAGTGCAGCACTTGCGGTTGCTGTTCATCAAAAGTTTGGAGAGTTGGAGCTTCCTGCCTTCTTTGAAATGATACGTTCGGGAAGTGTTGAAGCAAACATCGTGTTTGAGAAATGGGTGGATGATCTGACAACTGGACTGGCGTCACTGGTAACCATTTTAAACCCGTCCATGGTAGTGATTGGCGGAGGGATTTCTGCACAAGGTTCTCTTTTACTAGAAGCGATTCAAACGTCACTTGACTCAAAACTCATGCCAAATCACAAAAGCTGTTTAACTGTTACCCTTGCGGAAAAAGGGAATGATGCCAATCTGCTTGGAGCAGTACGTCACTTTTTGAACAACCATTCTGTTCAAAACGATTAA
- a CDS encoding winged helix-turn-helix transcriptional regulator — MPKLGEKEFNCEKELTLSIIGGKWKMLVLWHLGKEGTKRFGELKNLMPGITQRMLVNQLRELEDHLIVHREVYPVVPPKVEYSLTEQGRTLMPILDAMYEWGKTYIANNLEPSDEEKNEN; from the coding sequence GTGCCGAAGTTAGGTGAGAAAGAGTTTAATTGTGAAAAGGAATTAACGCTGTCGATTATCGGAGGAAAGTGGAAAATGTTAGTCCTATGGCATTTAGGAAAAGAAGGAACTAAGCGTTTTGGGGAATTGAAGAACCTGATGCCTGGAATTACGCAGCGGATGCTTGTTAACCAATTACGGGAACTGGAAGACCATTTGATTGTCCATCGCGAAGTATATCCAGTGGTTCCTCCAAAAGTGGAGTATTCATTAACTGAACAAGGAAGAACGCTTATGCCAATTTTAGATGCGATGTACGAATGGGGGAAAACCTATATTGCGAACAATTTAGAACCCAGTGATGAAGAAAAAAACGAAAACTGA
- the zwf gene encoding glucose-6-phosphate dehydrogenase, whose amino-acid sequence MQFNNFSSQPEEHSERNAQGMTVVLFGATGDLAKRKLFPALYNLYLENKMPEAFSVVGLGRTPYTDDVFQTKVEQSLRTYSRRTVEEEGLHQFLSSFRYCTFDATETTSYVKLNGLIEQREQELEIPENRLFYLSVAPGLIDVITSNLNTSGVSQTSGWKRLIVEKPFGSDLASARELNQKLRIAFHEDEIYRIDHYLGKPMVQNLETLILVNPVLDSLFNHELIANVQITASETVGVETRAAYYDHAGAIRDMVQNHMLQLVMMTALHLPKKAQPEEIRSKKVEIMEALRPIQGENLQTDLIRAQYGEGDLFGIDVPAYREEPGVPHSSMNDTYIAARLFIDNEFWKGIPFYIRTGKRLDKKSTRIVFEFKERPAQLEDYRPEGLAPNLLILEISPNESISLQVNMKDPSANKFKPSTITFTTNSSNQPEAYELLLHDAMLGNATFFANWKEVELSWQWIQPLLEAFEENQLPLVTYAAGSTGPKEAKQLLANDHANWW is encoded by the coding sequence ATGCAATTCAATAATTTCTCTTCACAACCAGAGGAGCACAGCGAACGAAATGCGCAAGGAATGACTGTTGTTTTGTTTGGTGCTACAGGTGATTTGGCCAAACGGAAGTTATTCCCTGCATTATATAATTTGTATCTTGAGAACAAAATGCCGGAAGCTTTTTCAGTTGTCGGCTTAGGCCGCACTCCGTATACCGACGACGTGTTCCAAACGAAGGTGGAACAATCGCTTCGGACATATTCACGGAGAACTGTTGAAGAAGAAGGATTGCACCAGTTCTTATCCTCTTTCCGCTACTGTACATTTGACGCAACAGAAACAACGTCTTATGTAAAACTAAATGGACTCATCGAACAACGGGAACAGGAATTGGAAATTCCGGAAAACCGGCTGTTTTACTTGTCCGTTGCCCCCGGCCTGATCGATGTCATCACATCTAATCTTAATACAAGCGGTGTCAGCCAGACGTCAGGATGGAAACGACTTATTGTAGAAAAGCCTTTCGGAAGTGATCTGGCCTCAGCCCGCGAGTTGAACCAAAAGCTGCGAATAGCATTTCATGAGGATGAAATCTATAGAATCGATCACTATCTCGGCAAGCCGATGGTCCAAAATCTCGAAACGCTGATCCTCGTCAACCCCGTATTGGATTCGCTATTCAATCACGAGCTGATCGCGAATGTCCAAATTACCGCCAGCGAAACTGTTGGAGTTGAGACAAGAGCCGCTTACTATGATCACGCAGGTGCGATTCGGGACATGGTGCAAAATCATATGCTGCAGCTCGTCATGATGACGGCTCTCCATCTGCCTAAGAAAGCACAGCCTGAAGAAATCCGCTCTAAAAAAGTTGAAATCATGGAAGCGTTACGTCCGATTCAAGGTGAAAACTTACAGACTGATTTGATCCGTGCGCAGTATGGTGAAGGCGACCTTTTTGGCATAGACGTTCCTGCCTATCGCGAAGAACCAGGCGTGCCCCATTCTTCCATGAACGACACATATATTGCAGCCCGATTATTTATCGATAACGAATTTTGGAAAGGGATTCCGTTCTATATTCGAACCGGTAAACGATTGGATAAAAAATCGACCCGTATTGTTTTTGAATTTAAAGAACGTCCTGCACAATTGGAAGACTACCGTCCAGAAGGGCTTGCCCCGAATTTGTTAATTCTTGAAATCAGTCCGAATGAGAGCATTTCGCTGCAAGTGAACATGAAAGACCCTTCTGCAAATAAATTCAAGCCTTCTACCATTACGTTCACAACGAACTCAAGCAATCAGCCAGAAGCTTACGAACTGCTGTTACATGACGCAATGCTTGGGAATGCGACGTTCTTTGCAAATTGGAAGGAAGTCGAATTGTCCTGGCAATGGATTCAGCCTTTGCTTGAGGCATTCGAGGAAAACCAATTACCGCTGGTCACATATGCCGCTGGCTCAACGGGACCCAAAGAAGCAAAACAGTTACTTGCAAATGATCACGCTAACTGGTGGTAA
- a CDS encoding Gfo/Idh/MocA family protein, which yields MIRIGVVGTNWITERLLGGAAHVETLSVTAVYSRTSERAEEFAGKHGIPHQFTNLEEMAGSDKIDAVYIATPNSFHAEQAILFLKNGKHVLCEKPLAANSKEVQHMFETAKKHNVLLMEAMKSTLMPNFKVIQDNLHKIGTIRKYFASFCQYSSRYDQYKEGIVLNAFNPKFANGALMDLGVYCIYPLIALFGEPLEVKATGTLLASGVDSSGSVTLKYEDKDAVLMYSKVSNSALPWEIQGEKGTMLITKVSSPEQVEIQYNDGRVETLTAEMPYPSMAYELQEFADLIDQGKTESTVNTYFNSYTTMKVADAIRKDIGLEFPSDLD from the coding sequence ATGATTAGAATTGGTGTAGTCGGAACGAACTGGATCACAGAGAGATTATTGGGCGGAGCTGCACACGTGGAGACACTAAGCGTAACAGCTGTTTACTCCAGAACCAGTGAACGGGCAGAAGAGTTTGCGGGTAAGCATGGAATTCCCCATCAGTTTACGAATCTCGAAGAAATGGCGGGCAGCGACAAAATTGACGCGGTGTACATCGCTACCCCGAATTCTTTTCACGCAGAACAAGCTATCCTTTTCTTAAAAAATGGCAAACACGTTTTATGCGAGAAACCGCTCGCAGCCAATTCGAAGGAAGTCCAGCACATGTTTGAAACGGCGAAGAAACATAACGTTCTTTTAATGGAGGCTATGAAATCCACACTCATGCCAAACTTTAAAGTGATTCAAGACAATCTTCACAAGATCGGAACCATTCGAAAGTACTTTGCAAGCTTCTGCCAATACTCATCTAGATATGACCAGTACAAGGAAGGGATCGTGTTAAATGCGTTCAATCCAAAATTTGCAAATGGCGCATTGATGGATCTTGGGGTCTATTGTATTTATCCTTTAATTGCCCTGTTCGGAGAACCTCTTGAAGTGAAAGCGACGGGCACACTTCTAGCATCCGGTGTAGATAGTTCAGGAAGCGTTACATTAAAATACGAAGACAAGGACGCGGTGCTGATGTACTCTAAAGTTTCAAATTCCGCCTTGCCTTGGGAGATTCAGGGAGAAAAAGGCACTATGCTAATCACAAAAGTTTCATCTCCTGAGCAAGTGGAAATCCAGTATAACGATGGACGTGTTGAAACACTTACCGCCGAAATGCCTTATCCATCGATGGCCTACGAATTGCAGGAGTTTGCAGATTTGATTGACCAGGGTAAAACAGAATCGACTGTGAACACTTATTTCAATTCTTATACGACTATGAAAGTGGCGGATGCCATCCGGAAAGATATCGGTTTGGAATTCCCAAGCGATTTAGATTAA
- a CDS encoding Cof-type HAD-IIB family hydrolase, which yields MCKLVAIDLDGTLLTDQLEITPNTITAIQQVIESGVVVTLATGRMFPSAKKFADQLKLDVPLITYQGAVIKDAEEKKVWFDRPVSEAISKRLIELAHEHQVHIQVYQDDIVYSAVDNEEIQGYAREGDVSYTVIDDLNSLSEKGFTKVLFIGEPMNLDRFQITLQQEFGASAHIAKSKPHYLEVTNPEANKGTALLYLAEQLGIERSEIIGIGDNHNDFELIMTAGLGVVMGNGVEALKSVADYITKTNNDEGVLHALEQFVLNPVTNDN from the coding sequence ATGTGTAAATTAGTTGCCATCGACCTGGATGGAACGTTATTGACGGATCAATTGGAGATTACGCCTAATACAATCACTGCGATTCAACAGGTGATTGAAAGTGGAGTAGTCGTAACGTTAGCCACAGGCCGCATGTTTCCATCAGCAAAAAAGTTTGCCGATCAGCTGAAATTGGATGTCCCGCTCATTACGTATCAAGGGGCAGTCATTAAAGATGCAGAAGAGAAAAAGGTTTGGTTTGACCGGCCTGTATCTGAAGCAATTTCTAAGAGGCTTATTGAGTTAGCGCATGAGCATCAGGTGCACATTCAAGTGTATCAAGACGATATCGTCTACTCAGCTGTAGATAACGAAGAGATACAAGGATACGCGAGAGAAGGCGACGTATCTTATACTGTTATAGACGATTTAAACAGCCTATCGGAAAAGGGTTTTACGAAAGTGCTGTTCATTGGAGAACCGATGAATTTAGATCGTTTTCAGATCACGTTACAGCAGGAATTCGGTGCAAGTGCACATATCGCGAAATCGAAACCCCATTACTTGGAAGTTACAAACCCAGAAGCGAATAAGGGAACGGCGCTGCTCTACTTAGCTGAGCAACTTGGAATCGAGCGTTCTGAAATAATCGGTATTGGCGATAATCATAATGATTTCGAGCTCATCATGACAGCTGGTTTAGGAGTGGTCATGGGGAATGGAGTCGAGGCGTTAAAAAGTGTCGCGGATTACATTACTAAGACAAACAATGACGAGGGTGTGCTTCATGCACTTGAACAATTTGTATTGAACCCCGTAACAAATGACAATTAA
- a CDS encoding sodium:solute symporter, protein MDGKFAVIDYVILVAYLLLILYIGIAVAKKEMKGKEFFKGDGSIPWWVTSVSLFATLLSPISFLSLAGNSYLGNWQLWAGQIGLFIAVPVAIYFFLPVYRNLNIDTAYEYLEKRFGKGLRIMGSSLFIIYQVGRMSIIMYLPALALSAVTGIHTVAIILFMGVIATIYSSIGGIKSVLWTDFIQGIVLIGGGIFALIVLIISVKGGFPEIMKVGVQDNKFFSEAVIFDPNIFNDSLFIIFLGAGLSTLFSYISSQDMVQRYLTTTDLKQMNKMTIMNGVLSLGTATLFFFIGTSLYVFYKQAGGAMPDGAKDLIFANFIVTELPAGISGLLIAGLFAAGQSTLSTGLNSVATSWTLDIQKVLRPDMTDEKGTKIAKAVSIIVGILSIIFAIVLAYSNVSSAYEWFNGLMGLVLGIIGGTFTLGVLTKRANTKGAIAGFIVTSLIAIYVSYFTDTTLWAYSLINLVSSLVFGYLFSLLFKEKSKAEDSSAGLTYYDQK, encoded by the coding sequence ATGGATGGAAAATTTGCAGTAATCGATTACGTGATTTTGGTTGCGTATTTGCTTCTGATTCTGTATATCGGGATAGCGGTTGCCAAGAAAGAAATGAAAGGCAAAGAGTTTTTTAAAGGTGATGGAAGTATACCGTGGTGGGTCACATCGGTGAGTCTATTTGCAACACTGCTTTCTCCAATATCATTCTTATCACTCGCAGGAAATTCATATCTTGGAAACTGGCAGCTTTGGGCAGGTCAGATTGGATTGTTCATCGCAGTTCCGGTGGCAATCTACTTCTTCTTGCCGGTATATCGCAATCTTAACATCGATACAGCGTATGAGTATTTAGAAAAACGATTTGGCAAAGGCTTACGGATTATGGGAAGTTCTCTTTTCATCATCTACCAAGTCGGACGTATGTCGATCATCATGTACTTGCCTGCACTCGCACTATCAGCGGTAACAGGCATTCATACAGTAGCTATCATTTTATTCATGGGTGTCATCGCAACGATTTACTCTTCAATTGGCGGGATTAAATCCGTTCTATGGACAGATTTCATCCAAGGGATTGTCTTGATAGGCGGCGGGATTTTTGCTCTTATCGTACTTATAATTTCTGTTAAAGGCGGCTTCCCGGAGATTATGAAGGTCGGTGTCCAAGACAACAAGTTCTTTAGTGAAGCTGTGATTTTTGACCCGAATATTTTCAATGATAGCTTGTTCATCATTTTCCTTGGTGCTGGCTTGTCTACATTGTTCTCGTACATTTCAAGTCAAGACATGGTACAGCGTTATTTGACTACGACAGATTTGAAGCAGATGAACAAAATGACGATCATGAACGGTGTGCTTTCGCTTGGTACCGCAACCCTGTTCTTCTTTATCGGAACGTCTCTCTATGTGTTTTACAAGCAAGCGGGCGGCGCGATGCCTGATGGTGCAAAAGATCTCATTTTCGCGAATTTCATCGTTACTGAATTACCGGCAGGGATCTCAGGATTACTGATTGCAGGTCTGTTCGCGGCTGGTCAATCGACGCTCTCAACAGGTTTGAACAGTGTCGCGACCAGTTGGACATTGGATATTCAAAAAGTATTGCGACCGGATATGACCGATGAAAAAGGAACGAAAATAGCTAAAGCTGTCAGCATCATAGTAGGTATTCTATCAATCATCTTTGCAATTGTTCTCGCATACTCTAACGTTAGTTCTGCGTATGAATGGTTCAATGGTCTGATGGGTCTTGTGCTTGGTATTATCGGTGGTACATTCACACTTGGCGTGTTGACGAAACGCGCGAATACAAAAGGCGCGATTGCTGGTTTCATCGTGACGTCCCTTATCGCGATCTATGTTTCTTATTTCACGGACACGACGCTATGGGCGTATTCACTTATTAACCTCGTCTCTTCTCTCGTATTCGGTTACTTGTTCAGCTTGCTGTTCAAAGAAAAGAGTAAGGCAGAGGATAGTTCTGCAGGGCTTACTTATTACGATCAAAAGTAA
- the hxlB gene encoding 6-phospho-3-hexuloisomerase, giving the protein MNAAAYTQEILDELKHTLSMVKEEAAENLVEAILHANKIFVAGGGRSGFMAKAFVMRMMHIGLDAYVVGETVTPNLESEDLFIAGSGSGETESLVSMTEKAKNIGASIAAITTNPASTIGRLADHTIEIHAQAKADSASGKSIQPMGSLFEQALLLFYDALILRVMEKSDAHSDIMYGRHANLE; this is encoded by the coding sequence ATGAACGCAGCTGCCTACACACAGGAAATACTGGATGAACTGAAACACACCCTTTCCATGGTGAAAGAAGAAGCCGCTGAAAACTTAGTGGAGGCGATTCTTCACGCGAACAAGATTTTCGTGGCTGGCGGGGGACGTTCTGGTTTTATGGCCAAAGCCTTCGTGATGCGCATGATGCATATCGGCCTTGATGCATACGTTGTAGGTGAAACTGTAACGCCTAACTTGGAATCCGAAGATCTTTTCATTGCAGGCTCGGGTTCAGGAGAAACGGAAAGTCTAGTGTCCATGACAGAAAAGGCAAAAAACATTGGAGCATCGATCGCGGCTATCACAACGAACCCGGCCTCAACCATCGGGCGATTGGCGGATCATACAATCGAAATCCATGCTCAAGCGAAGGCAGACAGCGCGAGCGGAAAATCCATTCAGCCGATGGGATCCCTTTTTGAACAGGCGCTGCTTCTATTTTACGATGCACTCATTTTGAGAGTGATGGAGAAAAGTGACGCACATTCCGATATCATGTACGGCCGTCATGCGAATTTAGAATAG